The segment TCATACAAATTcctaattatttgaataatttagatGACTGGAAGGCGAATTTTAACTATTGGACCTCAGGCACGTGGAGAGGCTCTCCAGCgggccatttttcattttgtgagCCGTTCGGGCCTGCTGTTTTCCCTCCAAATCTCACCTGGCAGCGCGGACAGCCCGACAATAAGGGTGGAAACGAAAGCTGCGTCCATTTCCGCTTTGTTTTGAACTCCACGGGAACCATTATGACCGATAGAAGTTGCGACTACAAGTACATATTCGCGTGCAAGGTATATAAATTTACTCTACATCAATTatcatgtaaaaataaataatccacaggctgaaataaaaccaaatcCTAAGCCTTGCATTGCCTCGTGCCCTACAGAAGTCTGCAAGCGAgttgtaataaatattaaatatttgatttactCTCTATAAACgtgtaattttctttgaagaaTGCGAAATTTGATTCCAAAGGAGCCTTAATTGGTACATGTTCACTATAATTAGCAgagggaatttaattttttcttaaaggcTTCGACTTTTACGGCAATTGGTACGAGGGATGTGGTCGGAACTTTTTAATCACCGCTAAATCGGTACAtctatgaattaatttacgctACAAACTAAATCTCTCGTCCTCAGGGAAACTGGACAACCGCCACTCGCCAATGCTGCAGTATCGGAATGAACCTTGCGTCGATCGAATCCGCTGGAAAATTGGGTTGCTTTTCCAAAATCGTGGAAAGTGCGaagtagaaaatttataagttAACTATTAATTGAGATCTTTTGCATATAAGAATTCGGCACGGAGTCTTACGGCGACTTCTGGCTGTCCGGCACCGACCTGGGGTGTCCTTCAGACTTCTGGTGGTGCTCCCTGAACAGGGGAATCATCAATTCCGAACTAAAGTGGAAAACGGGACACCCGAAATCAGGACTGGACTGCATTTATCTCGAATCAAGGAATGGATCTGTCCTCTTGGCCTCTGCAGATTGCACAGAGGAAAAAAAGTATTTGTGCGAAGCCAGAAAAAAGGCGACGGTCCAAAAAGGAACTCAGGGCGAGTGCGCTGAAATCTGGAACATCACCCCCCGTGAGATAGCAGAAATATACacagttttaaaagtttaattttaattttttatctgaccACCAGAGGAAATCGACCTCTTAATGAACGCTACCTTGCTTCTCTCACCAACCACCACCATCTCTTTAGATCTGAAAGTATATTTAACCATTTCTTTTGGTAAATATAAAACCCtaataactaattttttgtcagtgctttttaaaatgcatggGAGTTGAGTTTGGAATGGtatttatacatttaaatttaataacctTCTCCCATTAACACATTACTTTTAAGTTTGACCTGGGAATGTTGAGCAACATCGCAACTCTGCGGCAGATAGAATTAGTGACCATGGACGATCCTGTCAAAATGGAGCAAGGATTTACTGCTTTCGACGCGTGCAGCGGCAAAAGTttgaattctaaatattctaataaagaactgcttaaattttatttgaaatgcagAGTTTGACGACGAGTGCGTGACTGCCTACGAGACGTACAAGTGCGGCCAAGAAAAGGCGCCGGATTTGGTCacgaaaattgtcaaaaataatttcgataaTGGAACTGAAGTaagatcaaaaataaaatattagaacttttacaataatttaatttatattgttatCTTCAGTATTCTCCCCCGACACCGTGCGTTCCACCCCGTCGAACTTGTTGGCTTACGGATTCGATTCCCTGCCAAGCAAACGTACCAGAAAATTCCTCCTGATAAAACTTATACTAATTAAAGTAATTTCCATTTCAGCAAACTATCATTGACACACTGTTCACGAATAAAAAAGGTAGAacaatatttcattgaaaatatatgCCTAATATTTTCCTGTCCATCTCCGTGATATATAGACGATTACGGATATCTGGCGACTTATAAAGGAGATTTGAATTTGTACATTGCATTTATGGATTATTCTAGACGCGTGGTAAGTGcgattttgtaattaaatgttttggaATAAAGCATTTCTATTATTTGAAGAATCCGGTAAACGCGTACAAAAGCTGCTGTGCACGAGGAATGCGTCTCTTGGAACCTGAAACAAGGGGAGAAATGGAAAACATTATAAAAGCAGCTTCACGTAAAAAACaccttattaattattttatgaaataaattcactaATTGGAAAAACGAAAAGCCGATATAAGGATGAGACGTTTTCCGCcaaaagaaattggatatccggAGGATATACTTTTAAACAACCTATGTCATAGGCGGATATCCTCTGATATCCGATTTCTTGCCTTTTTCTTCTGTTagcaattttacaaattatcctattcattcttaaaatattatatcaaaGCAACCTGGCAGTCTGCtaagaaataaaacttaaattgtAGTTGAACCTTGGAATGATCAAAGAGTGACCATCGGCGACACAAGGCAGATCAACCAGACGCACGAGGTGTGGTGTCGCAGCGGACAGATGCTTTCTTACGACATATACTACACGGCAAGTATGATATTTCCATGCTGGCAGTCGGTGGTCAGCTTGTGGGCGAGAATGTGGTATATTGTCCCCGTGTACGAAGAAAACAAGAACATTTACGAGAACTATCTCAACGGCACCATTAATGAGccaacatttttttcctttatttgtatCAAACCGTAGTTGAAACAAGagtttttctgtaaaaattattcggTGTGGGTTGAACAATCATAAAAATACACTcggatttttctttattctgCTTTATACTGAGAAGGAATGCAACGTTTTGATTGATTGGTGATTTGTTTAGaggattttaaatgtttgattaaaaaattggcacatTAACTGTTGAAATTCATTTCTGATAACcctgaaaatgtatttaaacgTTTCAAAGTGTAgatccttttaatttttaatgttccgAATCATATATCATTCCCAAAAACACGACTGGAGAAATTATGTAACCAACATATATTTGAGAATATTTAAGAAGCTTCTTCAGGTTCAGGAAATGTCACCAAGTAGAAACGTCTTCAGCAACAACTCTGAagatcatttaaatttaattagaaatttactACGCATAAATTCCACCTGACTCTGGGAAAAAGAAAGTTTCAACATCAATTCTGATTAAAAAGCCGCCATGACTGCGACAGGACAGGAAGCTTCTCTGCTGACGGCCTGATTCAAcagaaaaatgtcaatttctGACGTCACAATTCTGGCTGGCGAATGAGTATTGAaattctcagaaatttaaaaggcagAATATGTGACCAGAAGTTTTCAAAAAAGAGTCGGCGCCGAGAATCTTTGGAGATATAATTTGCTGGTGTCGCCACTAATTGGATCACTGAATTTTCTGCGCTGAACCTTCTGCAGATTCAACAAACGTCAGAAATCCCAGATCAATCGACAACCTCTTAaagataaattcaattttatgcttcttgatgctgaaaatttgcttgtataataagaataaaaatcattcgAGTTTTAATCTAGAACAATTGTCAACTGTCACATCTGCTGGCTGTGCGGACAGCGGAATTTTCCATCAGTTTGAGCGGAAATCAGTTTTATTGCGAGCTATGGTACGTGCAGCTGCTTACGCGTGCCCTTCAATCACGTGCAGTGACACACACTCGAGGCAcacaggaaatttaatcagtccAGTTTGCTGCCAACTCCGATGCGATTGCAAAATGAAGAGCGTTCCGTGGAGCTTGGTTTTAATTCTTATTGTTATCGTCAGCAGTGGAGACACGAAAAATCAAGTAAGTCACACGCACGATTTAAAGGGAGAACAAGAACTAATcaccatttttatatataagaaaaagaaaaagacggTTTATAAAGTTCTGCTCAGCGGGAGAAACTCTGGTAAAAGAAGTGTTTTAACCTTTTGCtatggtttaaattatttatttgaaagctcccatcaaaatttatattccgAAACAACAGCGGaggaaaaatatcatcaaatgttgtggatttaaaaaatgtcttccgcCGATGTTCTCAAACGGGACGAAATTAAAGATGACGAAAGATAATGTAATAGTTGATTTgtacacaaaattttgatatgtaatgcgtatttaataaaatgttcaaaggGAAAAGCAGGAATTTCCACATCATTGGTGGGGTACGGTGGTACCACGACTGCGACAGGAAGCGGCGGACTCGCTGACGGACTGAATAATCAGAATAACAAGCCAACGGTTGACGTCAGTGGAGGAGGGGGTAATGAAGATTAAACATTAATGTttcaagaaacaaaatatgtGTAAAGAAACTCAAGGTTCTGGTAGCTCCAATGACGTCGCGGACAGTGGGAACAATGCGGACAATTTGGGCAATGGAGACAATATGAACAGTGGGGACAATTTGGGCAGCGTGGACAGCAATTCTCCTGCTGGAGGAGGAATAGGTGGCGCAGATGGTGCAAACAACGTTGCATCAGGTGACGCAACAGCAGACCAAGGAAACGGTCAAGTCGGCGGCGACTCTTCGACGCCCTCAAGCGACGCGTCTTTAAATCCTGCAGATTCGTCTCAAAATAATGGCGCCGGTGGTGCCGTGACGGACGCTTTCGGCAACATTGTGTCTTCCTCAGACACTTCAGCTACTGCATTTCCTCCAGATTCGATAAACAATGCTGCGAAAGTAACAGGAACTTCAGGAATAATTGGCGACCCTTCCGCTTCTCAAGGAATTTCCAATTTGTTCTCGTCCACTCCCAAACTGTCCGTGCTGGGCTCAATTCCTCCAGGCTCAACAGCTCCAGCGGACCCACAGCAGAGAACCTCTACAACATCCGTTGCCGTGAAACCAGCAACCACTCCAGGAACAACCACCACCGCGTCAACAACCACTACAACGACGACGGTTAGTCtgggcaattttaaataaattaataaattaaataaaaaattatagccTCCACCGTGTCGTTTGACTTGCACTGacttcaataaatttcttcaGGTTCTTAagttctaaataaaatacagtTAATCTCGAcctaatcaataaaaattacagaatcCAACTGTGGCTCCTTCTCcaggtaaaaaaaatctgagcCTTTAATAATAGAGCTCATTAATCTCTCTCAATAGCGGATGGATCGGTGCAAAACGCAATGAAGTGCAACAACAGGCCGTACTACGTTTCAAAAGTCTctgtaagtaaaaaaataattcaaattgagcaaaaagacttaaaaatcaataggTGACGCGGAACGAGGCGGCGTTGCGATGCAAAGCGATGAGAATGACGCTTTTGGCCGTCACTTCTTTTGAGGAAATGCAATGTCTCGGCAGTTTGAAAGGTTCTATCCTTTTCCAAGCAGtgtaagaaattaataatttaattataagatGGAACCTTTTGGACGAGCGGCTCGAATGAAGATCCGAAATGCGACGAGGAAAAGAAGTACGCGTGGTGCTCGACTGGTTTCAATATTTCGGACAGTCTCATTTCTTCGGATAAATTTTGGTTGCCTCCCACCGTTGCTCCTCCCACCTTGGAACGCTGTCTGGCCGTCGTTTTATCCAGCACCCCTCAAAAGGGGATGGTGCACAAGAAATGCGACGAGGCCCTGCCCTTTATTTGTCAACACCCCGTCGATTGTCCCAAggattgctttaaaaatgtttgtggCAAGAAAATTACAGCTtagaatttgatttcatttaaaatttgaaggatTTTCTTTTCGACTCGGCTGGAAACTTGATTagtgataatttttctttgatcaacaattaaacaaaataatttttagataaaactTCTTACGGATTTTGGATAAACATCGGAAGCTACACCTATCTTTTGGGGAATAAGCcggtttttatattaaaatattaaacttaatcaggatttttttacaactttcACTCTCATAGATGAATTTTTTGGATAATTATCGGCAGTGCTGTGCATTGGGAATGGAGACCCTGAACCTGGACACGGCGGCGGAGCAACTAGGCCTCACAAACATGTCGCTCGGTTTCAAAAGTGATCCAACTGTACTTATTTATCATACAAAttcctaattatttaaataatttagatgaCTGGAAGGCGAATTTTAACTATTGGACTTCAGGCACGTGGAGAGGTTCTCCGGAGGGCCATTTTTCATGGTGCGAGCCGTTCGGGCCCGCTATTTTCCCCCCAAATCTCACCTGGCAGCGCGGACAGCCTGACAACATGGGTGGAAACGAAAGCTGCGTCCACTTCCGCTTCGTTTTAAACTCCACAGGAACTATTTTGACCGATAGAAGTTGTGACAACAAGTTCATATTCGCATGCAAGGTATAATTAACTCGATAAATATGTATACAGTAAGTGCAAAACGTGAATCATCCACAGGctgaaataaaaccaaatcCTATGTCTTGCATTGCTTCTTGCCCTTCAGAAGTCTGCAAACgagatgtaaaatataataaatatttcacagatTCTCTTAACAAAATTCTCTTTTAAGAAAACTAAGTTTGATTCTAATAATACCCTGATTGGTATGTGTTTGTTCTCTTTTCTTGGCAGAGTgattaattaaactatttcTTTAAGGCTTTAACTTTTACGGCAATTGGTACGAGGGATGTGGACGGAACTTTTTAATCACTGCTGAATCGGTACATTCTTATgcgcattaatttattaaacattacAAATTCAAATGCTTTTTAAGGGTAACTGGACAACCGCCACTCGCCAGTGCTGCAATATCGGAATGAACCTTGCGTCGATCGAATCCGCTGGAAAATTGGGTTGCTTTTCCAAAATCGTAGAAAGTGCGAAGTAGAACAATTTAtaagttaattattaattgagatCTTTTGCTTATAAGAATTCGGCACGGAGTCTTACGGTGACTTCTGGCTGTCCGGCACCGACCTGGGGTGTCCTTCAGACTTCTGGTGGTGCTCCCTGAACAGGGGATTTGTCAATTCTGAACTGGAGTGGAAGGCAGGACACCCGAAATCAGGCTGCGTTTATCTCGAATCGAGGAATGGATCCGTTCTGTTGGCCTCTGCCGATTGCACAGAGAAGAAAAAGTATTTGTGCGAAGCCAGGAAAAAGGCAACGGTCCAAAAGGGAACTCAGGGCGAGTGCGCGGAAATCTGGAACATCACCACTAGTAAATAActgaaaatatatgaaaaatataatttaaaatgatattgttCTGACCACCAGAGGAAATCGACCTCTTAATGAACGCTGCCTCTTTTGTCTCACCAACCACCACCATCTCTTTAGATCTGAAAGTATGTACTAAAACAAACCTTTTGGTcaattaaacttattttatttcagtgttttttgaaatgcatgGGAGTTGAGTTTGGAAtggtatttatatttaaatttaataaaatcttctcctgttaatattttattttttagtttgaccTGGGAATGTTGAGCAACATCGCAACTCTGCGGCAGATAGAATTTGTGACCATGGACGATCCTGTAAAAATGGAGCAGGGATTTACTGCTTTCGACGCGTGCAGTGGCAAaagtttgtattttatttaataaggcACCTAGTAAACTTTGTTATAAATGCAGAGTTTGATGACGAGTGCGTGACTGCCTACGAGACTTATAAATGCGGCCAAGAAAAGGCGCCGGATTTGGTCACGAAAATTGTCCAAAGAAATTTCGATAATAAAACTGTGGTAAGCTACTACGAAAATACCgactttttaaagtttttctgCACTGTTCCATCGAGAAATTAGATACATcctaatttatgtattttttaattttgtagtaTTCACCGCCGTCGCCGTGCGTTCCACCACGCCGAACTTGTTGGCTTACGGATTCGATTCCCTGCATATTGAACGTACTATAAAATTCTCGCCAGTTAAAACTAATAtactaaattgaaataattgcacTTTCATAGCAAACTACGTATAACACGCTCTTCGTGGATCTGAATCCTTCGGGCACAGGCATggcaatatttatatttgaaattgcgTATTTCCTTAACAATCCCCGTGATTTAAAGATGGAAATGGATATCTGGGACACTATGGAAATAGCACGTTGTATTTTGGCAATCCTGATGGGCAAGTCTTGGTACGTGAATAAgaatttgaaagttttggattcacatatatataatttgaagAATCCGGTGGACGCGTACAAACGCTGCTGTGCACGCGGAATGCATCTCCTGGAACCTGAATCATTGGCCGAACTGACAGACCTTTTAAGACCATATAGTAcgaatacaattaattttttatctgcagTCTTTTTAGCTTTCTTTTGTTAGAAACTccctcttttttttaaatattggcgAATACATTTTTAAGCGACCTGACAGTCAGCTACGAAAGACGAAATAATtcattgtgaaaaattaaatttcagccgATAGATTGTATGGCGCGCTGGCGGTGATCGGCGACACAAGGTCGATCAACCAGACGCACGAGGTGTGGTGTCGCAGCGGACAGATGGTTTCGCAAGACTTATTCATCCAAGGAGCTAACTGGTATCCGTGCTGGCAATCAGTGGTCAGCGTGATGTTTGTCTCTCCTCCGTACATTATCCACGAGTACTTGGAAAACGAGAACATCTACAAGAGCTTTCTCAACGGCACGTATAACGTGCAAAAATTCCATACCTATATTTGTATCAAACCGTagtcgaaaacaaaaaatgcttttctataaaattgtttggtgTTGGGTTTAACAATTATCTTTATACTAACAAAGAAACTGTTAGAGGATACTCGACGTTTTGGTGA is part of the Cloeon dipterum chromosome 1, ieCloDipt1.1, whole genome shotgun sequence genome and harbors:
- the LOC135943187 gene encoding nuclear pore complex protein DDB_G0274915-like, translating into MCKETQGSGSSNDVADSGNNADNLGNGDNMNSGDNLGSVDSNSPAGGGIGGADGANNVASGDATADQGNGQVGGDSSTPSSDASLNPADSSQNNGAGGAVTDAFGNIVSSSDTSATAFPPDSINNAAKVTGTSGIIGDPSASQGISNLFSSTPKLSVLGSIPPGSTAPADPQQRTSTTSVAVKPATTPGTTTTASTTTTTTTVLKF
- the LOC135943196 gene encoding uncharacterized protein LOC135943196 is translated as MTLLAVTSFEEMQCLGSLKDGTFWTSGSNEDPKCDEEKKYAWCSTGFNISDSLISSDKFWLPPTVAPPTLERCLAVVLSSTPQKGMVHKKCDEALPFICQHPVDCPKDCFKNMNFLDNYRQCCALGMETLNLDTAAEQLGLTNMSLGFKNDWKANFNYWTSGTWRGSPEGHFSWCEPFGPAIFPPNLTWQRGQPDNMGGNESCVHFRFVLNSTGTILTDRSCDNKFIFACKGNWTTATRQCCNIGMNLASIESAGKLGCFSKIVEKFGTESYGDFWLSGTDLGCPSDFWWCSLNRGFVNSELEWKAGHPKSGCVYLESRNGSVLLASADCTEKKKYLCEARKKATVQKGTQGECAEIWNITTKEIDLLMNAASFVSPTTTISLDLKVCTKTNLLVN